A stretch of the Bacteroidota bacterium genome encodes the following:
- a CDS encoding DUF2237 domain-containing protein, which translates to MQVVPSTNVLGGPLQECGRDPLTGFYRDGCCETGPNDFGTHVVCAVMTADFLAYTKSRGNDLSSPRPEYRFPGLRPGDRWCLCVSRWREALDAGVAPPVVLEATHEKALGVVSLDDLRRHAATASG; encoded by the coding sequence ATGCAGGTCGTCCCCTCCACGAATGTCCTCGGCGGACCGCTCCAGGAGTGCGGCCGCGACCCGCTGACGGGCTTCTACCGAGACGGCTGCTGCGAGACGGGGCCCAACGACTTCGGCACGCACGTCGTCTGCGCCGTTATGACGGCGGACTTCCTGGCCTACACCAAGAGTCGAGGTAATGACCTCTCGTCGCCTCGGCCGGAGTACCGCTTCCCGGGCCTCCGGCCCGGCGACCGGTGGTGCCTGTGCGTTAGCCGCTGGCGTGAAGCCCTGGATGCTGGTGTGGCGCCGCCCGTCGTGCTGGAGGCGACGCACGAGAAGGCGCTCGGGGTGGTGTCCTTGGACGACCTGCGCCGCCACGCTGCGACCGCCAGCGGATAG